The following proteins are co-located in the Dermochelys coriacea isolate rDerCor1 chromosome 4, rDerCor1.pri.v4, whole genome shotgun sequence genome:
- the LOC122460028 gene encoding uncharacterized protein LOC122460028, with translation MVFLPHMSGRVVRVLRNNTASLFYISRQGGTRSSAKICTRSLGLQHRPWNLSRSVSPSRCQEHTSRSPKQGLLLLPRVGAPPRGSRHDLPALGNSPSRFVCHQAEQEVPQILLQMGPGQGLPLRCLPSAVGRKPDVRVPSDSAHQQGLSKNQERQGAGYHDYPGVAAPGLVRDTIKLVSNPSLVPAEPTAPAVTRSQPTLAPQPCVPPLHDMDVAWLNPDVRACSEGVQKVLLESRKPLIRQTYLAKWMRFSRWAAERGISLLHSLVQSILDYLLHLRNQGLALSSIRVHLAAVSAFHLPIQGQMVFSHDVMIRFLRGLERLFIKSGPRPLSGISTWICPGSWALPLSLWTRASYLPYHGR, from the coding sequence ATGGTCTTCCTACCTCACATGTCAGGAAGAGTAGTCAGAGTTCTCAGGAACAACACAGCCTCGTTGTTCTACATCAGCAGGCAAGGCGGAACACGATCCTCTGCTAAGATCTGCACTCGGTCTTTGGGACTTCAGCATCGACCATGGAATCTATCTAGAAGTGTGTCACCTTCCAGGTGCCAGGAACACACTAGCAGATCACCTAAGCAGGGACTTCTTCTTTTACCACGAGTGGGTGCTCCACCCAGAGGTAGCCGGCATGATCTTCCAGCGCTGGGCAACTCCCCAAGTAGATTTGTTTgccaccaggcagaacaggagGTGCCACAGATTTTGCTCCAGATGGGACCTGGGCAAGGGCTCCCTCTCCGATGCCTTCCTTCTGCCGTGGGCAGGAAGCCTGATGTACGTGTTCCCTCTGATTCTGCTCATCAGCAAGGCCTTAGCAAAAATCAAGAGAGACAAGGCGCAGGTTATCATGATTACCCTGGGGTGGCCGCACCAGGACTGGTTCGGGACACTATCAAGCTTGTCAGCAATCCCTCCCTGGTCCCTGCCGAACCAACCGCACCTGCTGTCACAAGATCACAGCCAACTCTTGCACCTCAACCTTGTGTCCCTCCACTTCACGACATGGATGTTGCGTGGCTGAACCCAGATGTACGGGCCTGTTCGGAAGGGGTCCAGAAGGTCCTCCTTGAGAGTAGAAAACCCTTGATTAGGCAGacctacctggcaaagtggatgaGGTTCTCCCGCTGGGCAGCCGAACGGGGCATCTCCCTTTTGCATTCTTTGGTGCAGTCCATCTTGGACTACCTGCTTCATTTaaggaaccagggcctggcactCTCCTCTATcagggtgcacctggcagccGTTTCAGCCTTTCATCTACCAATCCAGGGGCAGATGGTGTTCTCCCATGATGTGATGATCAGGTTCCTTAGAGGTCTCGAGAGACTCTTTATCAAGTCTGGTCCCCGGCCCCTCAGTGGGATCTCAACTTGGATCTGTCCAGGCTCATGGGCCCTCCCTTTGAGCCTTTGGACTCGTGCTTCCTATCTCCCTTATCATGGAAGGTAG